Genomic DNA from Pseudodesulfovibrio senegalensis:
GTCCGTATTCCGTTATCCCCAGAACCACAGCCCGAGGCTCGTCGCCGAATTGAGCCGCCATCTGGGCGTGGACGAAAGTCACATCGTGGTGGGCAACGGTTCGGACGAGATCATCGACATGCTCATCCGCATGAAGTGCCGCCCGGGCATGGATAATATCTTGTGCTACTCGAACAGCTTCAGCATGTACAAGCTCACGGCGCGGCTGTGCGGCGTGGAATACCGCGAAGTGCCGCGCGGCGACGACCTGGCCCTGCCGCTGGACGCGCTGGCCGAGGCCGTGGACGAGAAGACCGCCATGGTTTTCGTGACCAGCCCGGACAACCCCACGGGGCTGGCCGCGTCCGTGGAGGATCTTTCCGTGCTTGCGGGCGTGCTGCCGGAGAACTGTCTGCTGGTGGTGGACGAGGCCTACATCGACTTCGTGTGGCCGCCCGAGTCCTACACGCCCATGCAGGCCTATGACAAATTCAGCAACCTCGTGGTGCTGCGTACCTTTTCCAAGGCCTACGGGCTGGCCGGCATGCGGCTGGGCTACGGGGTCATGCCCGCAAGTATCGCCGATTACCTCAAACGGGCGCGGCTTCCCTTTACCGTGAATCTGCTGGCCGAGGAGGCGGGCATCGCCGCCCTGAACGACGAGGAATTCTATCACGCCACGCTGGACGCGGTCATGCGCGGACGCGACTACCTGCGCGACGAGCTGGAAAAGCTCGGGTGCGAGGTGGTGCCGAGCCAGGCCAACTTCCTCATGTTCACGCCTCCGGCCCCGGCGCAGAAGCTGTTCAAGGAGCTTCTGAAAAAGGGCGTGATCGTGCGACCGCTGGCCAGTTTCGGGCTGGGGCGCTCCATCCGGGTCAACGTGGGCACGGAATCGGAAAACAAGGCCTTCATACAGGCCATGGCCGAGGTGTTGAACAATGAGTGATACCATGATCGTGACCATCGACGGTCCGGCCGGCGTGGGCAAGAGCACCATGGCCCGGCTGCTGGCCGCGGAATTGGGAATCGCCTATCTGGACACCGGGGCCATGTTCCGGGCCGTGGCCTGGCGGCTGGGGGACGGTGTGCAGCATTGGGAGCCGGGACGGCTTGAAGAGGAACTGGGCTGGATCGAATTTTCTCTGGAAGGTTCCGGCGCGGAAACGCGCCTGCGGCTGAACCGCAATCTGGTGGGCGACGAGATCCGCACCGAGGAAGTGGGCATGTGGGCCTCCAACGTGGCCACCATGCTGCCGGTGCGCGGGTTTTTGAAAAGCGCGCAGCAGAATCTCGGCCAGCGTTTTTCGCTGGTGGCCGAGGGCCGCGACATGGGTACGGTGGTTTTTCCGGACGCGCCGCACAAGTTTTTTCTGGACGCGGACGTGAAGGTGCGTGCCAAGCGCCGTTATGATCAACTCAATGGTATGGGCAAGCCCGCGGACCTCAAGGCGCTGGAGGCCTCCATCGCCAAGCGCGACGAACAGGACCGCAACCGGGCCGTGGCACCGCTGAAGCCTGCGGACGACGCCGTGCTGGTGGACAGCTCCGCCATGACCAAGGAGCAGGTCTTTGCGCGCATACTCGAAGTGGTGAAGGGATAGTCCATGCTCAAGAGCCTGATCGTCATCTGCCGCATGGTCAAGATCGAGCATTCGGTCTTTGCCTTGCCGTTCGCCTTTGCCGGAGCATTCCTGGCCGCGCGCGGCTGGCCCGGATTGTGGCCGCTGCTGGTGCTGACCGTGGCCATGGTCGCCGTGCGCTCCTTTGCCATGGGCTTCAACCGGCTCGTGGATCTGGACATCGACCGCGACAACCCGCGCACGCAGGACCGGCCGCTGGTGACCGGCGAGCTGTCCCGGGGATTCACCATGGTTTTTCTGGCGGCCATGGCCGCGATCTTCGTGGGCGCCTGCGCGCTCATGAACCCCCTGTGTCTGCTTCTTTCCCCGGTGGCGCTGGTCTGGTCCGCGTTCTATTCGGTCTGCAAGCGGTTCACCAAATGGTGCCATTTCGTGCTCGGCTCTGTGCTGGGCCTTGCGCCCGTGGCCGGATGGCTGAGCATCGAGCCGGTCCTGACCCTGCCCGCGGTCCTGCTCTTTTTCGGGGTCACTTTCTGGGTGGCCGGGTTCGACCTGCTCTATGCCTGTCAGGACCGCAGGTTCGACCGTGAACGCGGCCTGCATTCCATTCCGGCGCGGCTGGGCATGAAGGCGGCGCTCGGCATTTCCACGCTTTCGCATCTGGTGACCGGCATCTTTTTCATCCTTGCGGGCTGGGCCGCCAACCTCGGCCCGGTATACATGGTGGCCTCGCTGGTCATTGCCGCCATTTTGCTGGTGGAGCACCGGCTCATTTCCGAAGATGACATGAACCGTGTGAATCTGGCCTTTTTCACCCTCAACGGCGTCATCTCCGTGCTGCTGTTTTTTGCCGTGGCCCTTGATCTGGCCCTGTACGCCTGATATCTGATGAACATGGACGTTTTTGCCGACATGGACCGCGTTTCCGGCTGGCTGGCCACCATCCTGCACTGGGTTTCGGCCAACCTTCTGAGCGTGGACGCCGCCATTGAGGCGGGTTTTGCCCTGACCGCGCTGAGCGTGGCCCTGCTGGTCTGCCGCATTGCCCGGCCCGGCTTCGACCATCTGGCCGAGGAGGCCCGCAAGCGCAGCGAGTTGCTGCACGCGGTGGTGCGGCCCCTGTGCGCCCTCACCGGACCGCTGATATTCGCGCTTTTGTGCCGCACCGGCGAGTTGGGCATGGTCTCGCTGGACCGTTCCGTGGTGCTGCTGAACGTGTTCTACCGTCTGGCCACGGCGTGGGCCATCGTGCGGCTCTTGTCCGGACTCATGCCCAACCGTTTCTGGGCGCGCGTATTCTCCGCGGTCATCTGGACCGGCGCGGCCCTGCATATCGTGGGACTCTACGACGACCTGATCAATTCGCTGGACGCGGTCAGCATGAGTGTGGGCGATTCGCGTATTTCCCTGCTGCTGGTGATCAAGGGTATCCTGCTGGCCGTGGTGCTGCTGCAATCCGCGTCCATTGCCTCGCGGTTCTTCGAGCAACGCATGCGCGGGGCCGGGCTTTCACCGTCCCTGCAGGTGCTTTCGGTCAAGGCCGTGCGGTTTTCCCTGTTTGCGGCGGCCCTGCTCATGGCCGTCAGCTCCATGGGCATCGATCTGACCAGCCTTGCCGTGCTCAGCGGTGCCGTGGGCGTGGGCATCGGCTTTGGCCTGCAAAAGATTTTTTCCAACCTCGTGTCCGGCATCATCCTGTTGATGGACCGTTCCATCAAGCCGGGCGACACCATCGAAATCGGCGAGGTCTACGGCACCATCCGGTCCCTGCAGGCCCGCTATGCCTCGGTGCTGACCCGCGACGGCAAGGAATATCTCATCCCCAACGAGCACCTGATCACCAATCAGGTCATCAACTGGACCTACAGCGACAGCAACGTGCGCCTCAAGATTCCCGTGGGCATCGCCTATGAATCGGACGTGCGCCTTGCCATGCAGCTCATGGAAAAAGCCGCAGCCTCGGTTTCCCGCGTGCTCAAAAATCCGGCTCCGGCCGCCCGGCTGGTGGGGTTCGGCGATTCCAGCGTGGACCTGCAGGTTCGCATCTGGATACGCGATTCCGACAAGGGCGTGGTCAACGTGCAAAGCGAAGTGCTCCTGAACATCTGGGACGCCTTCCACGAAAACGGCATCGAGTTCCCGTTCCCGCAGCAGGATGTTTTCATCAAGCCAGGCTCTTCCTTCAAGCTCGACAGGTGACGGGGCCGGAGAAAGGGCCGATAGCTGCGTTGCCGCGAAATGCTCAATCCCTCGCGTATCGAGGAATACGCGTCGGTCCTGAGCGTTTCTTGCGTCTTTCTCTCCACCCTTTCTCCGGCCCCTTTGCGGCGGCAATGGGCCGATAGCTGCGTTGCCGCGAAAAGCTTAATCCCTCGCGTATCGAGGAATACGCGTCGGTCCTGAGCGTTTCTTGCGTCTTGCTCTCCACCCTTTCTCCGGCCCTTTTGCGGCGGCAATGGGCCGATAGCTGCGTTGCCGCATTGTCCCTCCGGGGGGCAGGGCGCTGCCCTGCACCCGCAAGGGACACGTCCCTTGACCCTTTTTTGTTCCGCATTCTGCGAATGCGGAACAGGTTGGGTGATTTGAGAAGAATTGTTTTTTATTCCCAACAACGAACCAGCGGCCCGGTTTGCGATGCAAACCGGGCCGCTCGCCAAAAAGTTTTGGGGGAGGGGTTTGGGGAGGGACCTTTTTCAAAAGGTCCCTCCCCGAATTGTTTTCTCTTTATTCCAATCCCA
This window encodes:
- the cmk gene encoding (d)CMP kinase, giving the protein MSDTMIVTIDGPAGVGKSTMARLLAAELGIAYLDTGAMFRAVAWRLGDGVQHWEPGRLEEELGWIEFSLEGSGAETRLRLNRNLVGDEIRTEEVGMWASNVATMLPVRGFLKSAQQNLGQRFSLVAEGRDMGTVVFPDAPHKFFLDADVKVRAKRRYDQLNGMGKPADLKALEASIAKRDEQDRNRAVAPLKPADDAVLVDSSAMTKEQVFARILEVVKG
- a CDS encoding UbiA-like polyprenyltransferase, whose amino-acid sequence is MLKSLIVICRMVKIEHSVFALPFAFAGAFLAARGWPGLWPLLVLTVAMVAVRSFAMGFNRLVDLDIDRDNPRTQDRPLVTGELSRGFTMVFLAAMAAIFVGACALMNPLCLLLSPVALVWSAFYSVCKRFTKWCHFVLGSVLGLAPVAGWLSIEPVLTLPAVLLFFGVTFWVAGFDLLYACQDRRFDRERGLHSIPARLGMKAALGISTLSHLVTGIFFILAGWAANLGPVYMVASLVIAAILLVEHRLISEDDMNRVNLAFFTLNGVISVLLFFAVALDLALYA
- a CDS encoding mechanosensitive ion channel family protein, which codes for MNMDVFADMDRVSGWLATILHWVSANLLSVDAAIEAGFALTALSVALLVCRIARPGFDHLAEEARKRSELLHAVVRPLCALTGPLIFALLCRTGELGMVSLDRSVVLLNVFYRLATAWAIVRLLSGLMPNRFWARVFSAVIWTGAALHIVGLYDDLINSLDAVSMSVGDSRISLLLVIKGILLAVVLLQSASIASRFFEQRMRGAGLSPSLQVLSVKAVRFSLFAAALLMAVSSMGIDLTSLAVLSGAVGVGIGFGLQKIFSNLVSGIILLMDRSIKPGDTIEIGEVYGTIRSLQARYASVLTRDGKEYLIPNEHLITNQVINWTYSDSNVRLKIPVGIAYESDVRLAMQLMEKAAASVSRVLKNPAPAARLVGFGDSSVDLQVRIWIRDSDKGVVNVQSEVLLNIWDAFHENGIEFPFPQQDVFIKPGSSFKLDR
- the hisC gene encoding histidinol-phosphate transaminase; this encodes MREFTMRPEVMDFESYTPGLTIEQIKERYGLDQVIKLASNENPLGASPVVQKVIERHAASVFRYPQNHSPRLVAELSRHLGVDESHIVVGNGSDEIIDMLIRMKCRPGMDNILCYSNSFSMYKLTARLCGVEYREVPRGDDLALPLDALAEAVDEKTAMVFVTSPDNPTGLAASVEDLSVLAGVLPENCLLVVDEAYIDFVWPPESYTPMQAYDKFSNLVVLRTFSKAYGLAGMRLGYGVMPASIADYLKRARLPFTVNLLAEEAGIAALNDEEFYHATLDAVMRGRDYLRDELEKLGCEVVPSQANFLMFTPPAPAQKLFKELLKKGVIVRPLASFGLGRSIRVNVGTESENKAFIQAMAEVLNNE